In Opitutaceae bacterium TAV5, one genomic interval encodes:
- a CDS encoding N-terminal cleavage protein, translating into MNSPKYNITAFTLIELLTVIAIIGVLAGILIPVLGKVRSTARNATCISNLRQLGQGFQLYMADNKGRLPLAERAAAPGSPATNWVYALIGYDNTGPDYIGARLRGTQLPTIKTGIKTVLLCETNVKTVPDPANSSSATSYAINVAASNGQTSGRNISEFNAPSRFCLLGEPKVKENGAGFNKLMAGNDPNAILDPKIHGNHSNVLYLDGHVGSVKEVPDITTEDGKRFWKP; encoded by the coding sequence ATGAACTCGCCAAAATACAATATCACGGCGTTTACCCTGATCGAATTGCTCACGGTTATCGCCATCATCGGCGTCCTTGCCGGCATCCTCATCCCGGTGCTGGGCAAGGTCCGCAGCACCGCGCGCAACGCCACCTGCATCTCCAACCTCCGCCAGCTCGGCCAGGGCTTTCAGCTCTATATGGCCGACAACAAGGGAAGGCTCCCCCTCGCTGAAAGAGCGGCGGCCCCCGGCTCCCCCGCCACAAACTGGGTCTATGCACTGATCGGCTACGACAATACCGGCCCCGACTACATTGGCGCACGACTCAGAGGCACCCAACTGCCCACCATCAAGACCGGCATCAAAACCGTCCTGCTTTGCGAAACCAACGTCAAAACAGTCCCTGATCCGGCGAACTCCTCCTCCGCCACCTCCTACGCTATCAACGTTGCCGCCAGCAACGGACAAACCAGCGGCAGAAACATCAGCGAATTTAACGCCCCCTCCCGGTTTTGCCTGCTGGGTGAACCCAAAGTAAAAGAAAACGGGGCCGGCTTCAACAAGCTCATGGCTGGAAATGACCCGAATGCGATTCTGGACCCCAAAATACACGGAAATCACTCCAACGTCCTCTATCTGGACGGGCACGTCGGCTCCGTCAAAGAAGTCCCCGACATCACCACCGAAGACGGCAAACGCTTCTGGAAACCCTGA
- a CDS encoding glycoside hydrolase family 42 encodes MVLFPYTRIFLPSYSPPRFSFLALSLALTATLSFSQIAAVQEVETHAKGTPDSGTPRSVNIAETHVLLDYDAASPDASPAPLQLSASGGARQEKTTPALARTDIARVNKITTKNWWLILTLPGTYPVEGTTLAFDYYVPESSALRSFTTNEKQPSIATRAIRKGRWVSEEIAFADMVGGDLWRLRDVRDIKNPTLTFSATRSGGIEIEIARITITRRATMPLPIPRVIRPARPDAQPVFAKEIEIANTDKNAWCQIMADGDFTLTINDREAGRGGYNHIDMERWPQGNRFLPLAREIPVGEYLVPGKNIIRVSVSSPHTAPELVFALGWQDNNERHVVISDATWATIPSPALDAATSTPCEDLGSLPSSDSRRFKSPVDIYPLLIPRPWDTRSYLSAPLDAFPQMEHTADVLRPRIIPGTWNIKKVGQRWSIIDPTGAPFFLLTTQTDYVHPRWAYRYSRHIYNTYKTEADWTAHDVDAIKRLGFNSLSVSFHEEHYKHAKTLGMSSFRFLGASGLASPKLRNKDGKTARMPDPFDPSWRSSFSEKLENQAAKWKDDSIIGVFVDNELSLDGALHNASVVGYVYSDAAGKQFVGWLRERYRTIDDLNRAWFGAAPDKKAARLSSFDDILVKKPAPVREKSKGLNHTQKSPTADTPAMDRDFYDFAMLVVQEYANYVLKEVRRIMPGKLVATNRFMGGATVEVLAAWKDYDIIGWNAYPMDRWDSGEYTQTQIDRMKLAWQVTGKPMIISEFGSQGLDSESSPSPTGKLATQKRRGEEYGKVLDQILRECPFVVGFALFSWMDSTEGERSNWGMVNPEGQPYRDYLDGIVHQHRKLNDMLPPLLATE; translated from the coding sequence ATGGTCCTTTTTCCTTATACCCGCATTTTCCTCCCATCTTATTCCCCGCCCCGTTTTTCTTTTTTGGCTCTAAGCCTTGCTCTTACCGCCACACTGTCATTCTCCCAGATAGCCGCAGTCCAGGAAGTCGAGACCCACGCGAAAGGCACTCCCGACTCCGGCACCCCCCGTTCGGTCAATATCGCCGAAACGCATGTCCTCCTTGACTACGACGCCGCTTCCCCCGACGCCTCTCCAGCCCCCTTGCAACTCTCCGCGAGTGGTGGAGCCCGTCAGGAAAAAACCACTCCAGCCCTGGCCCGGACCGACATTGCCCGCGTCAACAAAATCACCACCAAAAACTGGTGGCTTATCCTCACCCTCCCCGGCACCTATCCCGTCGAAGGCACGACATTGGCTTTCGATTATTATGTCCCGGAGAGTTCTGCACTCCGCTCGTTCACAACCAATGAAAAACAGCCCTCCATAGCCACCCGGGCAATCCGGAAAGGCCGGTGGGTCAGCGAGGAGATAGCCTTCGCCGATATGGTGGGAGGCGATCTCTGGCGCCTGCGCGATGTGCGCGACATCAAAAACCCGACGCTCACCTTCAGCGCCACCAGAAGCGGAGGCATCGAGATCGAAATCGCCCGGATCACGATTACCCGTCGTGCCACCATGCCCCTCCCGATCCCCCGTGTGATCCGCCCGGCCCGGCCTGATGCCCAACCGGTTTTCGCAAAGGAGATTGAAATCGCCAACACCGACAAAAACGCCTGGTGCCAGATCATGGCCGATGGCGACTTCACGCTGACCATCAACGACCGCGAGGCAGGCCGCGGCGGCTACAACCACATCGACATGGAACGCTGGCCCCAGGGCAACCGGTTCCTGCCCCTTGCGCGTGAAATCCCCGTCGGGGAATATCTGGTTCCCGGTAAAAACATCATCCGGGTCTCCGTCAGCTCCCCGCACACCGCTCCCGAACTCGTTTTCGCGCTTGGCTGGCAAGATAACAACGAGCGCCATGTTGTCATCAGCGATGCCACTTGGGCAACCATTCCCTCTCCCGCCCTGGACGCCGCCACATCCACCCCCTGCGAAGATCTCGGCAGCCTCCCATCCAGTGATTCCCGTCGCTTCAAGAGCCCGGTCGATATCTATCCCCTCCTCATTCCCCGTCCCTGGGATACCCGCTCTTATCTATCCGCCCCCCTCGATGCGTTTCCGCAAATGGAACACACTGCCGATGTGCTTCGCCCCCGCATCATTCCGGGAACATGGAACATTAAAAAGGTCGGCCAACGCTGGAGTATTATCGACCCAACCGGCGCGCCGTTTTTTCTCCTCACCACCCAGACCGACTATGTCCATCCCCGCTGGGCCTACCGCTACTCCAGGCATATCTATAACACCTATAAAACCGAAGCGGACTGGACCGCTCACGACGTCGATGCCATCAAGCGCCTCGGGTTTAATTCTCTCAGTGTCAGCTTTCACGAAGAGCACTACAAACACGCCAAGACGCTCGGCATGTCCTCCTTCCGTTTTCTGGGCGCGTCCGGCTTGGCGTCGCCAAAACTTCGTAATAAAGATGGCAAGACGGCCAGAATGCCGGACCCCTTTGATCCCTCCTGGCGAAGCAGTTTTAGCGAGAAGCTGGAAAATCAGGCGGCCAAATGGAAAGATGACTCCATTATCGGCGTTTTCGTGGACAACGAACTTTCCCTCGATGGTGCTCTCCACAACGCCTCGGTCGTCGGTTACGTCTATTCCGATGCAGCGGGGAAGCAATTCGTCGGCTGGCTGCGCGAGCGTTACCGGACAATTGATGATCTCAATCGTGCCTGGTTTGGTGCCGCTCCCGATAAAAAAGCCGCCCGCCTTTCGAGCTTCGATGACATCCTTGTCAAAAAACCCGCCCCCGTTCGCGAAAAGTCCAAGGGACTGAATCACACCCAAAAATCCCCTACAGCCGACACGCCTGCGATGGATCGTGATTTTTATGATTTCGCGATGCTCGTCGTGCAGGAATACGCGAACTATGTCCTCAAGGAAGTCCGGCGGATCATGCCGGGCAAGCTCGTCGCTACCAACCGCTTCATGGGAGGGGCCACGGTTGAAGTCCTCGCGGCATGGAAGGACTACGACATTATCGGCTGGAATGCCTACCCCATGGATCGCTGGGACAGCGGCGAATACACCCAAACCCAGATCGACCGGATGAAACTCGCGTGGCAGGTGACCGGCAAACCCATGATCATTTCGGAATTCGGTTCGCAAGGTCTCGATTCGGAAAGCAGCCCCAGCCCCACAGGCAAGCTCGCCACGCAAAAACGCCGCGGTGAAGAATACGGCAAGGTTCTCGACCAGATTCTCCGCGAATGCCCCTTCGTGGTGGGCTTCGCCCTGTTCAGCTGGATGGATTCCACCGAAGGCGAGCGCTCCAACTGGGGCATGGTCAACCCCGAAGGCCAGCCTTACCGCGACTACCTCGACGGCATCGTCCACCAGCACCGGAAACTGAACGACATGCTCCCGCCCCTGCTCGCCACCGAATAA
- a CDS encoding addiction module antitoxin — MAEGINVRFAGELQRFIQNRVNGEAGLYSSASEYIRDLVRRDYEHEEQRKWHALRQELKAGVEADESAFIPLNADDVIAQARSRRKSSVNAR; from the coding sequence ATGGCAGAAGGTATCAATGTCCGGTTTGCAGGGGAACTCCAGCGATTCATCCAGAACCGCGTCAATGGCGAGGCGGGCCTTTACAGCTCGGCCAGCGAATACATCCGCGACCTCGTTCGCCGCGACTACGAACACGAAGAACAACGTAAATGGCACGCCCTCCGTCAGGAACTCAAAGCGGGGGTTGAAGCCGACGAATCCGCGTTCATTCCGCTCAATGCCGACGACGTGATCGCCCAGGCCAGAAGCCGCCGGAAGTCGTCCGTCAATGCCCGCTAA
- a CDS encoding plasmid stabilization protein produces MPAKIYRAAQTRLLEIWNYTERIWGEKQADAYIRELVDAANLAGDERHRWRPLRERTLPGVFFVRHRHHYIFFRELSGGTLGVISILHENMDIPARLREDARSG; encoded by the coding sequence ATGCCCGCTAAAATCTACCGCGCGGCTCAAACCCGGCTCTTGGAAATCTGGAACTACACGGAGCGCATCTGGGGAGAGAAACAAGCGGACGCCTACATCCGCGAACTCGTCGATGCCGCCAACCTTGCCGGGGACGAACGTCACCGCTGGCGTCCGCTCCGTGAGCGCACCTTGCCCGGCGTCTTTTTTGTCCGTCATCGCCACCACTACATTTTTTTCCGCGAGTTGTCGGGCGGAACACTTGGCGTAATCAGCATCCTGCACGAAAACATGGACATCCCCGCTCGCCTGCGCGAAGACGCCCGTTCCGGGTAA
- a CDS encoding addiction module antitoxin, with protein MNAVLAAEISRLSPTEKILLVEDIWDQIAADGDALPLPATHRAELDRRLASDASDPGRPWSEVRDELLRR; from the coding sequence GTGAATGCCGTCCTTGCCGCCGAAATCAGCCGTCTTTCGCCCACTGAAAAAATCCTGCTTGTGGAGGACATTTGGGATCAGATCGCTGCAGATGGAGACGCCCTGCCGCTGCCCGCTACGCATCGCGCCGAACTGGACCGCCGCCTTGCCTCCGACGCCAGCGATCCCGGCCGTCCATGGAGCGAAGTCAGGGATGAACTTCTGCGTCGTTAA
- a CDS encoding LacI family transcription regulator: MKPKPLTITALARHLNLSIATVSYALNGRGREMKIPEATIARVKAVADEMGYQPNFFAHNLRRQKTDTIGVIFADLEENWAHRVLRGMTGVFDEAGYTPILGVHFWDKAREEREVMSFLQRRVDALICFPQPESRELYASLIAQKTKLLLLGDTLPDLPEANYVAWDSGEAARAVMRHLIAAGRKKIAFVGPDHRTAMTLARYEAYCGCLAEAGLRLREDWVIWEKSGVVPTEAVTRLLLEPKVANEKPDALFVVNDGLALPLLEALDKIEIRIPDQVAIASMGDLFLSGHRAIGLTSVHEPCEELGAELAKAALALIKRPRAKPVQLRIPGNTLERRRTAP; this comes from the coding sequence ATGAAACCGAAACCGCTTACCATCACCGCTCTGGCCCGTCACTTAAACCTTTCAATCGCGACAGTCAGCTATGCGCTCAACGGGCGGGGGCGCGAAATGAAGATCCCCGAGGCCACGATTGCGCGGGTGAAGGCGGTGGCGGACGAAATGGGCTACCAGCCGAATTTTTTCGCGCACAACCTGCGTCGCCAGAAAACGGATACCATCGGCGTGATCTTTGCCGATCTGGAAGAAAACTGGGCGCATCGGGTATTGCGCGGCATGACCGGCGTGTTTGACGAAGCAGGTTACACGCCGATCCTGGGCGTGCATTTCTGGGACAAGGCGCGGGAGGAGCGCGAGGTGATGTCGTTTTTGCAGCGGCGGGTGGATGCGCTGATCTGTTTTCCGCAGCCGGAGAGCCGCGAGCTTTACGCCTCGCTGATCGCGCAAAAGACAAAACTGCTGCTGCTCGGCGACACGCTGCCGGACTTGCCGGAAGCGAACTATGTGGCGTGGGATTCCGGCGAGGCCGCCCGGGCGGTGATGCGGCATCTGATTGCCGCGGGGCGAAAAAAAATCGCGTTCGTGGGGCCGGATCATCGCACGGCCATGACGCTGGCGCGTTACGAGGCGTACTGCGGGTGCCTGGCGGAAGCGGGGCTGCGGTTGCGCGAGGACTGGGTGATCTGGGAAAAATCCGGTGTGGTGCCGACCGAGGCCGTGACGCGGCTGTTGCTGGAGCCAAAGGTTGCGAACGAGAAGCCCGACGCGCTTTTTGTGGTGAACGATGGTCTCGCGCTGCCGTTGCTGGAGGCGCTGGACAAGATCGAGATCAGGATTCCCGACCAGGTGGCGATTGCCTCGATGGGCGACCTGTTTCTCAGCGGCCATCGCGCCATTGGCCTGACGAGCGTGCATGAGCCGTGCGAGGAACTGGGCGCGGAGCTGGCGAAGGCGGCGCTGGCTCTGATCAAAAGGCCGAGGGCCAAGCCGGTGCAGTTGCGCATCCCGGGCAACACACTGGAGCGGCGGCGGACGGCGCCGTGA
- a CDS encoding coproporphyrinogen III oxidase (catalyzes the conversion of the propionic acid groups of rings I and III to vinyl groups during heme synthesis) encodes MPATIDLPSVKKYLRDLQNRICRGLEAEETAVSPSLLPTLSSAPASARFIEDNWKRPEGGGGRTRVIADGAVFEKGGVAFSHVHGTKLPPSATAHRPELAGKTWQALGVSLVIHPRNPYVPTSHANVRFFVADPDGPAPVWWFGGGFDLTPYYGFEDDAVHWHRTARAAVSPFGDDLYPRFKKACDDYFFIRHRSESRGIGGLFFDDFNTPDFPKAFALLRAVGDAYLPAYLPIVARRKTHPYKARERDWQLYRRGRYVEFNLVQDRGTHFGLQSGGRTESILMSLPPLVSFKYNYTPDSGSPEARLLTDFLPPRDWVK; translated from the coding sequence ATGCCTGCCACCATCGATCTTCCCTCCGTCAAAAAGTACCTGCGCGATCTACAGAACCGCATCTGCCGCGGGCTTGAAGCCGAGGAAACGGCTGTCTCCCCCTCCCTTCTTCCCACCCTCTCCTCTGCTCCCGCATCCGCCCGCTTCATCGAGGACAACTGGAAACGCCCCGAAGGCGGCGGCGGGCGCACCCGCGTTATCGCCGATGGTGCAGTCTTCGAAAAAGGCGGGGTTGCCTTTTCTCACGTCCACGGGACGAAACTCCCGCCCTCCGCCACGGCGCACCGCCCCGAGCTTGCCGGAAAAACCTGGCAGGCGCTCGGTGTGTCCCTCGTCATTCATCCGCGCAACCCGTATGTGCCGACCAGCCATGCCAACGTCCGCTTCTTTGTCGCCGACCCCGACGGTCCCGCGCCTGTCTGGTGGTTTGGCGGCGGGTTCGACCTGACACCGTATTACGGTTTCGAGGACGATGCCGTCCATTGGCATCGCACCGCCCGCGCGGCCGTCTCCCCTTTCGGCGACGACCTTTACCCGCGTTTCAAAAAAGCCTGCGACGACTATTTTTTTATCAGGCACCGCAGCGAATCCCGTGGCATCGGCGGCCTGTTTTTCGATGATTTCAACACCCCGGATTTTCCCAAGGCCTTCGCCCTTTTGCGCGCCGTAGGCGATGCGTACCTGCCCGCGTATCTCCCCATCGTCGCCCGCCGCAAGACGCACCCGTACAAGGCTCGCGAACGCGACTGGCAACTGTATCGGCGCGGCCGTTACGTGGAGTTCAACCTCGTGCAGGACCGCGGCACCCATTTCGGCCTGCAAAGCGGCGGCCGCACCGAGTCGATCCTGATGAGCCTGCCCCCGCTCGTGTCGTTCAAGTACAACTACACCCCCGACTCCGGCTCGCCCGAAGCCCGGCTGCTCACGGATTTCCTGCCGCCGCGCGACTGGGTGAAATAA
- a CDS encoding secretion protein → MSDDLATTAGRFRHIARKTFRFQGSSSLFFLWLAVAACFQIPSASGAVSSSYPFEINVNVADSDTLKNTPGLIPGGILVGKRDYHPPEGSGAIDTANYKAWLSIPFQDENFVEDHMLIPYRRTVSAVTLRLTLHADLHAINTTPLPSSGAITFNVYGLTNHARTPDPEADTWITIEGNSVSSAINLNTAKTTLLGSITLDTANLQPGSTVTLTGAALTEFVNTSLDYYFYTNKNQNTVPSGITLILTPATANTPAILFEREPLLSWEMRYFNGQVGSGSEHDVFDPAWDRPPIPGASPEFVGWATGVAELNRGYIQITDPTLTYTNNGNTSAKATFGRAEDALGASSAANPNNPYEVVSLGDGGHITLTFDKPITNGEGWDFAVFENGFIDYTNFNATESMAWLELAHVEVSSDGENFIRFPSISLTRPYNDANYAGGTGFATTPASTLHNLAGKYILGYGTPFDLDDLKDLPETQGESPLVNLDRITHVRVVDVVGINGNSVVASEIIGYDMVTGYPIYDYVYARDVPGLLEECASYDSEGNIITDPWPTPFWQGGFDLDAVGVRHQLHESTTWAIWRTENFNAAELEDASVSGPYADPDQDGIPNLVEYALSGGPFTQSVGILPASGLSEDGRLTLTFFRQRDDITYTVQGSDDLQTWTTVAVNPGKVAQRVTVTDNASAGASPRFLRLHVSNGVDETHTVPEGLLATTIAGGATAAFSIPLDRAPVARGPVTGVGASSVTVASAGAWADPVLDEGIPGENSLETPTLENPIIRRYTPFALRFLTGNLSGATFFIDTVSGNTVNLVTYGVDLTALMQPGDIYTVIPLHTLGSLFGEDEVSFQTGATASVADNIQLWNGNAWIPFFHDGNASWRRTGSRLVQNTTVFLPDGAFIITRRNATPLMLRIIGRIRDTDSRIYVKPSVGSFIAMPNLTVLTIGQTAIDQLVGWRTGTNTASADAVQLWSDTAWIPFFHDGSYWRRTGSRLTQNDQLIPLSTGIFFSPRPSASTQQSFLHVPLTFLP, encoded by the coding sequence TTGTCGGACGACCTTGCCACCACTGCAGGAAGATTCCGGCATATTGCCCGCAAGACGTTCCGTTTTCAGGGCAGTTCCTCTCTATTTTTCCTGTGGCTCGCCGTGGCGGCATGCTTTCAGATACCATCCGCTTCCGGGGCCGTCTCCTCCTCGTATCCTTTCGAAATCAACGTCAACGTCGCCGACAGCGACACGCTGAAAAACACGCCGGGCCTCATTCCCGGCGGAATTCTTGTCGGCAAGCGCGATTACCACCCGCCCGAAGGATCCGGAGCCATCGACACAGCCAACTACAAGGCGTGGCTATCCATCCCCTTTCAGGATGAAAACTTCGTGGAGGATCACATGCTGATTCCCTACCGCCGCACCGTTTCCGCCGTCACCCTCCGCCTCACGCTTCACGCCGACCTGCACGCCATCAATACCACTCCCCTCCCCTCATCCGGCGCGATTACCTTCAATGTTTACGGTCTCACCAATCACGCCCGCACTCCCGACCCCGAGGCAGACACCTGGATCACCATCGAAGGCAACAGCGTTTCCTCCGCCATCAATCTTAACACGGCCAAAACCACCCTGCTCGGCTCCATCACGCTCGACACTGCCAACCTTCAGCCCGGCAGCACGGTGACTCTCACCGGCGCGGCACTCACGGAGTTCGTCAACACCTCGCTCGATTACTACTTTTACACCAACAAAAATCAGAACACCGTCCCCAGCGGCATCACCCTTATCCTCACTCCCGCCACCGCCAATACCCCCGCCATTCTCTTCGAGCGCGAACCGCTTCTCTCCTGGGAAATGCGCTACTTCAACGGCCAGGTTGGTTCCGGCTCCGAACACGACGTTTTCGATCCCGCCTGGGACCGTCCCCCCATCCCCGGAGCCAGCCCCGAGTTCGTCGGTTGGGCCACCGGTGTCGCCGAACTGAATCGCGGCTACATCCAGATCACCGACCCCACCCTTACCTATACCAACAACGGCAATACCTCTGCCAAAGCCACCTTTGGCCGTGCCGAGGATGCGCTGGGAGCGTCCTCCGCCGCCAACCCCAACAACCCCTACGAAGTCGTCTCCCTCGGCGATGGCGGCCATATCACGCTCACCTTCGACAAGCCCATCACCAATGGCGAAGGCTGGGATTTCGCCGTCTTCGAAAACGGTTTTATCGACTACACCAACTTCAACGCCACCGAGTCCATGGCCTGGCTGGAGCTCGCTCATGTCGAGGTCAGCTCCGACGGGGAAAACTTCATCCGCTTCCCTTCCATTTCCCTCACCCGTCCCTATAACGACGCCAACTATGCCGGCGGCACCGGCTTCGCCACCACCCCGGCCAGCACCCTTCACAACCTCGCCGGCAAATACATTCTCGGCTACGGCACCCCCTTCGACCTCGACGACCTGAAGGATCTCCCCGAGACCCAGGGCGAATCCCCTCTCGTCAATCTCGACCGCATCACCCATGTCCGGGTTGTGGACGTCGTTGGCATCAACGGCAATTCTGTGGTCGCCAGCGAAATCATCGGCTATGACATGGTCACCGGCTACCCCATTTATGACTACGTTTACGCCAGAGACGTCCCCGGACTCCTGGAAGAATGCGCCAGCTACGATTCCGAAGGCAACATCATCACCGATCCCTGGCCCACTCCTTTCTGGCAGGGCGGTTTCGATCTCGACGCCGTCGGCGTGCGTCACCAGCTCCACGAATCCACGACCTGGGCGATCTGGAGAACGGAAAACTTCAACGCGGCGGAGCTGGAAGATGCTTCCGTCAGCGGACCTTACGCCGACCCCGATCAGGACGGCATCCCCAACCTCGTTGAATACGCCCTCTCCGGCGGTCCCTTCACCCAGAGTGTCGGCATCCTGCCCGCCTCCGGCCTGTCAGAAGACGGGCGGCTCACCCTCACCTTCTTCCGCCAGCGCGACGACATCACCTACACCGTGCAGGGAAGCGACGACCTCCAGACCTGGACCACCGTCGCCGTCAACCCCGGCAAAGTCGCGCAGCGCGTGACCGTCACCGACAACGCCTCCGCCGGCGCCTCCCCTCGCTTCCTTCGTCTGCACGTCAGCAACGGAGTCGACGAGACCCATACCGTGCCCGAAGGCCTGCTCGCCACCACCATCGCGGGCGGCGCCACCGCTGCCTTTTCGATCCCTCTCGACCGTGCGCCGGTGGCGCGTGGCCCGGTCACCGGCGTGGGAGCCAGCAGCGTCACCGTGGCCTCCGCCGGAGCTTGGGCCGACCCCGTGCTGGACGAAGGCATACCCGGAGAAAATTCCCTCGAAACCCCCACGCTGGAAAATCCCATTATCCGCCGCTACACGCCCTTCGCCCTGCGCTTCCTCACTGGCAATCTCTCCGGGGCCACCTTCTTCATCGACACCGTCTCCGGCAACACCGTCAACCTCGTCACCTATGGCGTGGACCTGACCGCCTTGATGCAGCCCGGCGACATCTATACGGTGATCCCGCTGCATACCCTCGGGTCACTGTTCGGGGAAGATGAGGTTTCGTTTCAGACGGGCGCAACGGCAAGCGTTGCGGATAATATCCAATTATGGAACGGCAATGCGTGGATTCCTTTCTTCCACGATGGGAATGCCTCTTGGCGACGAACGGGGTCTCGCCTCGTTCAGAACACCACCGTGTTTTTGCCTGACGGTGCATTCATCATAACCAGAAGGAATGCAACACCGCTTATGCTGCGGATCATCGGACGTATCCGGGATACGGATTCACGAATATACGTAAAGCCGTCCGTGGGTAGTTTCATAGCCATGCCTAATCTGACCGTTCTGACGATCGGACAGACTGCCATCGATCAGCTTGTCGGCTGGCGGACAGGGACAAATACCGCTTCCGCCGATGCGGTGCAACTGTGGAGCGACACTGCGTGGATTCCGTTCTTCCACGATGGGAGCTACTGGCGACGCACCGGCTCCCGTTTAACGCAGAACGACCAACTTATCCCGTTATCAACGGGTATCTTTTTCAGCCCTAGGCCGTCGGCCTCGACGCAACAATCATTCCTTCACGTTCCGCTTACCTTCCTACCATGA
- a CDS encoding type II secretory pathway, pseudopilin PulG, with product MRAIGRPPFASEPSRSHRAFTLIELLAAIAIIGILAALVLSGLSTARRMARSAVSMSNLRQLATANLNYATEHRGRYVPAMSHSNKKRWHGERQTISGGPDDPFIGEKGYLAPWLGQSGKVKDCPVLASMDLAKPDAGSFEESTGCGGYGYNMAYLGGWLNSEEETGGYHDPQPYTQDQIENPSQILMFASTAFPKNDEERGKYGIMEYAFAEPYYPRGPATASTTKLIPSLHFRHGGKAHIAWCDGHVTAEKPTVNTSYVDETWRKLNIGHIDPLLYNGKFNPRPDRKFE from the coding sequence ATGCGCGCAATCGGCAGACCTCCGTTCGCCTCCGAGCCCTCCAGATCGCACCGCGCCTTCACGCTCATCGAGCTGCTGGCGGCCATCGCCATCATCGGCATCCTGGCGGCGCTGGTCCTTTCCGGACTCTCCACCGCCCGGCGCATGGCGCGCAGCGCCGTCAGCATGAGCAACCTCCGTCAGCTCGCTACCGCCAACCTCAATTATGCCACCGAACACCGCGGTCGCTATGTGCCAGCCATGAGTCACAGTAACAAAAAACGCTGGCATGGAGAACGCCAAACCATAAGCGGCGGGCCGGATGATCCCTTCATCGGGGAAAAAGGCTATCTGGCCCCCTGGCTCGGCCAAAGCGGCAAAGTCAAAGATTGCCCCGTCCTCGCCTCGATGGACCTCGCCAAACCCGACGCAGGCTCCTTCGAGGAAAGTACCGGTTGCGGCGGTTATGGTTACAACATGGCCTACCTCGGCGGCTGGCTCAATTCCGAGGAGGAAACCGGGGGCTATCACGACCCGCAACCTTATACCCAGGACCAAATCGAAAACCCCTCTCAAATCCTGATGTTTGCCAGCACCGCCTTCCCCAAAAACGACGAAGAGCGCGGCAAATACGGCATCATGGAATATGCCTTTGCCGAACCTTATTACCCGCGTGGCCCTGCCACCGCCTCGACTACAAAGCTGATTCCCTCGCTCCACTTCCGGCACGGTGGCAAGGCCCACATCGCCTGGTGCGACGGCCACGTGACAGCCGAGAAACCCACCGTCAACACCTCCTATGTGGACGAAACCTGGCGCAAGCTGAACATCGGCCATATCGATCCCCTCCTTTATAACGGAAAGTTCAATCCTCGCCCGGACCGGAAATTCGAATAA